One window of Leptospira yasudae genomic DNA carries:
- a CDS encoding ATP-binding protein — translation MNPNPEIFICSVFLFLSSILFWLASTTIVNLERRDRSATFTIVILLSVSALFGFFSWIGESGLIRVSNYSAVYFFPGIFGLILIPFGWFFIVVWFLGFLREKRIYRIFFWLLLSAQAFAVVFFYSWSRKFSANVSLFHFWNVVPFAFRLSYLVYILFCIVIPIFALFSFRISKRILPEVARNKAVPYLKAVSLLLFGVLVLVFFLFLGGGIGIIRDPVSRSDNDPRSFYGFLIGIQLLVTIAILILGQALISYEIFTGRILPKISLRQEWRNANFGFFALALFYLITALFGVSKIELFLTASSVYCISRTFLLKKSKDLRLEKNAVLGSILSAEEYSDTTESKGKNLEEKFRKSFEILCSDILETSSALFVNESRIPFIADMILAYPDRTKVKDAIIFKNLHLDFGKENIAYLEDENRFDYALCLKVESDHSGDGLLFLGQKINGGLYAEEEIETAKAAVTWILSSLFTESNSLVLSSLQRKHMEEQRISDYKTRQILHDEILPEIHSSILILSQMKNENEVSEQIRLLTDLHKRVSSFLRELPDTSLEIERLGLIEALMRRIGSEFEAAWFDWKYAPELKDRFPISKPEALEILFYACRESIRNAVKYSGESADKKISVAFLKNAEGKNGILIRIKNKIDTNGTQVLESAGQGLRIHSALLKIFGGYLTLEFLNLNEAFVEIFLPGEN, via the coding sequence TTGAATCCGAATCCGGAAATTTTTATCTGTTCCGTTTTTCTTTTTTTATCCTCGATTCTGTTTTGGCTGGCTTCGACGACGATCGTCAACTTGGAACGAAGAGACAGATCGGCGACGTTTACTATCGTCATTCTGTTATCCGTATCGGCTTTGTTCGGGTTTTTTTCCTGGATCGGAGAATCGGGTCTGATCCGAGTTTCCAATTACTCCGCGGTTTATTTTTTTCCGGGAATCTTCGGATTGATTCTGATTCCGTTCGGATGGTTTTTTATCGTAGTTTGGTTTCTCGGTTTTTTGCGGGAAAAACGGATCTATAGAATTTTCTTTTGGCTTTTGTTAAGCGCACAAGCGTTTGCCGTCGTTTTCTTTTATTCTTGGAGCCGCAAATTTTCCGCGAACGTATCTCTATTCCATTTTTGGAATGTAGTTCCGTTTGCGTTTCGACTTTCCTATCTCGTTTACATTCTGTTCTGCATCGTGATTCCGATCTTCGCATTATTTTCGTTTCGAATTTCAAAACGGATTCTGCCCGAAGTGGCTCGCAACAAAGCGGTTCCCTATCTCAAAGCAGTCTCCCTTTTGCTCTTTGGAGTTTTGGTTCTCGTCTTTTTTTTATTTTTAGGCGGAGGAATAGGAATCATTCGAGACCCCGTTTCCCGATCGGACAACGACCCGAGATCGTTTTACGGTTTTTTAATCGGAATTCAACTGCTTGTCACGATCGCAATTTTGATTTTAGGACAGGCTCTGATCTCTTATGAAATTTTTACCGGGAGAATTCTTCCCAAGATCAGTTTACGTCAGGAATGGAGAAACGCGAATTTCGGTTTTTTTGCGCTCGCCTTGTTCTACTTAATTACCGCTTTGTTCGGCGTTTCTAAAATCGAACTCTTCCTTACGGCCTCGTCCGTTTATTGTATTTCCAGAACGTTCTTATTGAAAAAAAGCAAAGATCTTCGTTTGGAAAAGAACGCGGTCCTCGGTTCGATTTTATCCGCGGAAGAATATTCCGATACTACCGAATCCAAAGGAAAAAATCTCGAAGAGAAGTTCCGAAAATCGTTCGAAATTTTGTGCTCCGATATTCTGGAGACTTCTTCCGCGTTGTTCGTCAACGAAAGCAGAATTCCTTTTATCGCCGATATGATTCTGGCTTATCCGGATCGAACGAAAGTCAAAGACGCTATTATATTCAAAAATTTGCATTTAGATTTCGGAAAGGAGAATATCGCCTATCTGGAAGACGAAAACCGTTTCGATTACGCTCTTTGTTTGAAAGTTGAAAGCGATCATTCGGGAGACGGTCTTTTATTTTTGGGTCAAAAAATAAACGGCGGTTTGTACGCGGAAGAAGAGATTGAAACCGCAAAAGCCGCCGTGACCTGGATTCTATCCTCGCTTTTTACCGAAAGCAATTCGCTTGTTTTGAGTTCCTTGCAGAGAAAACATATGGAAGAACAGAGAATCTCGGATTACAAAACGAGACAGATTCTTCACGATGAGATTCTTCCCGAAATTCATTCTTCGATTCTAATTCTTTCGCAAATGAAAAACGAAAACGAGGTCTCCGAACAAATCCGATTGTTGACCGATTTGCACAAACGAGTTTCCAGTTTCTTAAGAGAACTTCCCGATACGAGTTTGGAAATCGAAAGACTCGGATTGATCGAAGCGTTGATGCGAAGAATCGGTTCCGAATTCGAAGCGGCTTGGTTTGATTGGAAATATGCGCCCGAACTCAAGGATCGATTTCCGATTTCCAAACCGGAAGCTTTGGAAATTCTTTTTTACGCTTGTAGAGAATCGATTCGAAACGCAGTGAAATATTCGGGCGAATCAGCGGATAAAAAAATTTCAGTCGCGTTCTTAAAGAATGCGGAAGGTAAAAATGGAATTCTCATCCGAATCAAAAATAAGATCGATACGAACGGAACGCAAGTTTTGGAATCGGCGGGACAAGGACTTAGAATTCATAGCGCCTTGTTGAAAATTTTCGGAGGCTATCTTACTTTAGAATTTTTGAATTTGAACGAAGCTTTTGTGGAAATTTTTCTTCCGGGAGAAAATTGA
- the mtaB gene encoding tRNA (N(6)-L-threonylcarbamoyladenosine(37)-C(2))-methylthiotransferase MtaB yields MLSPIAEQTVLFNTLGCRLNFFESDGLFASLTKHGYRSAEAEEHPEVVIINTCTVTNKADSRNRNTIRNAIKKFPGSQIWVTGCYAETDRESIEAIPGVAGVVGNTEKSKLPSMILEKKGLIEESELAGKIYDRFSYSDVLPNGHTRAYLKIQDGCNRKCSYCKIPQARGLGVSRKYQDVLDQVRFLQDNGVGEIVLTGVNLGWFRDGENKKAFNKILGDILNILEYSRIRISSIEPPDVGNELADLMSHPRFTPFLHIPLQSGSAEILKRMKRTYTSETFRKRVETAKEKVPGLFLGTDVIVGFPGETEEMFQDSVRMVRDLGFAKIHAFPFSVRRNTLAETFPDSVSKETKKERVHTLNALSRELHRKYAVSETGKVREAILEQGGIAVTDNYLKVKLSETELKPLQVGQFLNVELLQYEPEADKEGTFVGKVSR; encoded by the coding sequence ATGCTCTCTCCAATAGCTGAACAAACGGTTCTATTCAACACTCTCGGCTGTAGACTGAATTTTTTCGAGTCGGACGGTTTGTTTGCGTCTTTGACCAAACACGGATATCGCTCCGCAGAAGCGGAAGAACATCCGGAAGTCGTCATCATCAATACTTGCACCGTAACGAATAAGGCCGATTCGAGAAATCGAAATACGATTCGCAACGCGATCAAAAAGTTTCCGGGTTCACAAATCTGGGTGACCGGTTGTTACGCGGAAACCGATCGAGAATCCATCGAAGCGATTCCGGGTGTTGCGGGCGTTGTCGGAAATACGGAAAAGTCCAAACTTCCCTCGATGATTCTCGAAAAGAAAGGTTTGATCGAGGAAAGCGAACTTGCGGGAAAAATCTACGATCGTTTTTCCTATTCGGACGTTTTGCCGAACGGACATACGCGCGCTTATCTGAAAATTCAAGACGGATGCAACCGTAAATGTTCCTATTGCAAGATTCCTCAGGCGCGCGGTCTCGGAGTCAGCCGAAAGTATCAGGACGTTCTGGATCAAGTCCGCTTTTTACAGGACAACGGAGTGGGTGAAATCGTTTTAACCGGCGTCAATCTCGGGTGGTTTCGCGACGGAGAAAACAAAAAGGCCTTCAATAAAATCCTCGGCGATATTTTAAACATTTTAGAATATTCAAGAATTCGAATCTCTTCGATCGAACCTCCGGACGTAGGAAACGAACTCGCGGACTTGATGAGCCATCCTCGTTTTACTCCGTTTTTGCACATTCCTCTTCAGAGCGGAAGCGCCGAAATTCTCAAACGAATGAAACGCACTTATACTTCCGAAACGTTCCGCAAACGCGTGGAAACAGCAAAGGAAAAGGTTCCCGGTTTGTTTCTGGGAACGGACGTAATCGTGGGTTTTCCCGGCGAAACCGAAGAAATGTTTCAAGACAGCGTGAGGATGGTTCGCGATCTCGGATTTGCCAAGATTCACGCGTTTCCTTTTTCCGTAAGAAGAAACACGTTGGCCGAAACGTTTCCCGATTCCGTAAGTAAAGAAACGAAGAAGGAACGAGTTCACACTCTCAACGCTTTATCCAGGGAATTGCATCGGAAATACGCGGTTTCCGAAACCGGAAAGGTTCGGGAAGCGATTCTGGAACAGGGAGGAATTGCGGTTACGGATAATTATCTCAAAGTGAAACTGAGCGAAACCGAACTGAAACCGCTCCAAGTCGGCCAATTCTTGAATGTGGAACTCCTGCAATACGAACCCGAGGCGGACAAAGAAGGGACATTCGTCGGCAAAGTTTCGAGATAA
- a CDS encoding tetratricopeptide repeat protein, giving the protein MFRSFILVLCFAISANFSQTFAQTGEEYSQALKEFEGRNYEKSLEIIRVLHEKGGRTYESHYLAGHCHFALGRSKSAASHWSEALSIKPGDAAVSLDYARYLLNNGREDDGLQIIARAYELNPRNKDVRLLFGTALLYNGKARDALSITEKLKAEDSNDYRPLVLEGQIYYYLGSIEKAEVSLKWANSLVPNNANVLNNLALVYEKASNQENKKGKYSNAKNYLNSAKEQIESALKLEPENSHFKDNLRRIEAKLNALSNS; this is encoded by the coding sequence ATGTTTCGATCCTTCATTCTCGTATTGTGTTTCGCGATTTCGGCGAACTTCTCCCAGACATTTGCGCAAACCGGAGAAGAGTATTCCCAGGCTTTGAAAGAATTCGAAGGTCGGAACTACGAAAAGTCTTTGGAAATCATTCGAGTTCTGCATGAAAAAGGCGGACGCACCTACGAATCGCATTACTTGGCGGGACATTGTCATTTCGCTTTGGGAAGAAGCAAATCGGCCGCTTCTCATTGGTCCGAAGCTCTTTCGATCAAACCAGGAGATGCGGCGGTCAGCTTGGATTACGCGAGATATCTTTTAAACAACGGAAGAGAAGACGACGGTTTACAAATCATCGCACGCGCTTACGAGCTCAATCCTCGCAACAAAGACGTTCGTCTTCTTTTCGGAACCGCGCTTCTTTATAACGGAAAGGCGAGAGACGCTCTCAGCATCACCGAAAAATTGAAGGCGGAAGATTCCAACGATTATCGCCCGCTCGTGTTGGAAGGACAGATCTATTACTATCTCGGAAGCATCGAGAAAGCCGAAGTCAGTTTGAAATGGGCGAACTCTCTCGTTCCGAACAACGCAAACGTATTGAACAATCTTGCGCTTGTTTACGAGAAGGCTTCCAATCAGGAAAATAAAAAGGGCAAATATTCGAATGCGAAGAATTATCTGAACTCCGCAAAGGAACAGATCGAATCGGCGCTCAAACTCGAACCTGAAAATTCTCACTTCAAAGATAACTTAAGAAGAATCGAAGCCAAACTCAATGCTCTCTCCAATAGCTGA